Below is a genomic region from Nilaparvata lugens isolate BPH chromosome 3, ASM1435652v1, whole genome shotgun sequence.
GgttcatgaaaatgaaaattctgGTAAGACGAATCTCCAAAGTATCTGGTGAtgtgttttttctcttctccaaaaGATTCCAATTCCGACGAGAAATTACAGAAATTCTGTTAATGCCCTTTACCTTGTTTCATGCAGAATTTCAATATCGTTATACAGCCTGGTCCAAAACTCAATACCCTGAACTTTATGATAGATACTGGATTTTGAGCTACTATGTATTAAAATCGTGAAAagcaaaacaaaaatttcaatattaaatacCACCCTTTTTTCAACTGAAAactgaattaaattaatttaataagaaTTTTGGGGTGTGTTCAAAAACTACAAGTTGAAAGATGATTTCCATTCTTAATACAGAATGTATTATTTGAATCCAACTACTATACTATTTAATACTATTACTGTGAAATAAGATTGGAGTAAGATTTCAAAACTCATTCGACGGTCAACttgttttatttaaaaaaataaaagcacaCAGAAATATTAATGAGAAACGAACATCTTCATTcttcactttttaaaaatataattacttggTAGAGAACAAGACAAcctttattttatatttgaatcctTGAAGTGTTACAcacagataatatatttgtTTCGAGAATAATAGGTAGTAACAAATGGTTACCTCCATACATAAATTTTccctcaattatttttcaaatgcagaCAAACCATCccttcaataaatataatatttgtttcagAACATGactattaaaaataattgaattgcagTAAATGACGTTAAACACTCTTCTGTTATAATATTAACAAGAGATCAACTCCATGTTCAATTCATATACAACAACAGAATTATACAGTGTTTTTTGTCTTTTAATAATTTCTTGAATCAAACTGACTCAATATCCTAAAACATATACCATTCAACatttaattctatttattcCGTTTGCACAAAATCATaacaatgattgggagagaaacaacATAATGGGAAGCACTCAATAAGTAAATTATTTCTATTGGTTCAATCATTTATAATTTGTGTCAAACAAACCCCTTTGCAAACCACCCATGGGATCCTGCACGTTGATTTTTTATTGCAAGTATTGTAAGTTAGTGAGTTGGAGCACATAATCTCAAGGCAGTACTCTCAGTATGAACAAATTATCAGTGTGCAACTGTACTCAATCAATCTGTGGATTATATCATTTGATCACActcaatttttgaatttgataatttttctttGGGCCTTTGTTTTTCGAATTGGCAGCATTGTCAGTCTTATTGATTTGTCCTTGACCGGCGGCGTTGAGGTGGCCGCCCACCTCACCGTACAACTCGCCGGTGTATTGGTGGTGCTGCTCCTTGATGCCGGTCTCACCCGAGCTGGAGTGGTGGCTGCCCACGTTGCCAAACACACCGGCGCCTATGCCATGGCTGTGGCCCCCGCCAGCAAAAAAGCCCACTCCAGGTTTATTATGACCCAGACTACCAAAGAAGCCCAGTCCGTGGCCACCACCAAATAGATTGCTATGTCCACTGACACCACCACCTCCTTGACCACCTTGATGGTGGTTCCCAAAAAAGCCCccatggtgatgatgatgatgatggttgcCAGAGTGGTGGTGGTTCCCCCATCCACCAAACaatcctccaccacctcctccgcctccacctcctcctcctccaccgaATCCGCCAccgcctcctcctccacctccaccacCTCCAAATCCTCCTCCGCCACCACCGCCGCCTCCTCCACCAAATCCACCGCCTAAACCTCCTCCTGCACCACCGCCTAAACCTCCTCCTGAACCACCGCCGGCACCGCTCCCTCCACCTCCACCAAATCCTCCGCCTCCGCCGACTCCACCACCTGCCCCAAATCCACCTCCTGCACCACCCCCAACTCCACCACCTGAACCTCCTCCACTTTGACTCACTTGATTACCAGTACTTGAACTACCACTAGTTGTGCTAGCTGTCATTGAAGTACTAGATCCACTACTAGAAATCATTGAGGCACTTGTTCCACTACTGGAAATCATTGCTCCATTCCCTGAGCTCATATTGTTTGATGCACTATTCGAATTAGTATTTCCCTGTTCGACTTCTGGTTTACTTTCTTGTCCACTTCCACTTCCCCCTGTGGTCCCTGAACTAGTGCCTGAACCTTCTGCACCGTCTCCAAAACCACCTCCAGCTCCTCCACCaaatcctcctccacctcctagACCACTAGCACCTCCACCACTTCCTCCGCCAAATCCTCCTCCAGAGCCACCCCCAGATCCTCCTCCTTGTCCAGCTCCTCCACCACTCCCTCCTCCAAATCCTCCTCCAGCCCCGCCTCCAATTCCACTGCTACCGCCTTGTCCAACACCTCCTCCGAATCCACCTCCAGCCCCACCCCCCACACCTCCGAATCCACCTCCAGCACCACCCCCAACACCTCCTCCAATTCCATAACTTCCTCCTTGCCCAACACTTtcaccacttcctcctcctGATCCTCCTCCTACACCACTGCCACTTCCACTTCCTTGACCATTACCCGCGCCCTCACCACCTCCAGTACCTACCCCACTTCCTCCTCCAAACCCTCCTCCAGTGCCACCACCAGCCCCTCCTCCAATTTCACTACTGCTTCCTGCCCCAGCGCCTACACCATTACCGCCTCCACTTCCCTGTCCACTACCAGCCCCTTCACCATTACCCCCTCCATATCCTGCTCCTGCACCACCTCCAGATCCACCACCAAATCCACCACCGCCACCAGAACCACCACCAAATCCACTGCCTCCacctgctcctcctcctaatcctccACCAGATCCTCCTCCAAAACCTCCTCCAGATCCTCCTCCTAATCCCCCACCAGATCCTCCTCCTAATCCCCCACCAGAtcctcctcctaatcctccACCAGAtcctcctcctaatcctccACCAGATCCTCCACCTAATCCCCCACCAGAtcctcctcctaatcctccACCAGATCCTACTCCTAATCCCCCACCTGTTCCACCTCCCAATCCCCCacctgctcctcctcctaatcctccACCAGATCCTCCTCCAAAACCCCCTCCAGATCCTCCTCCTAATCCCCCACCAGATCCTCCTCCCAATCCCCCacctgctcctcctcctaatcCCCCACCAGATCCTCCTCCCAATCCCCCACCTGCTCCTCCTCCCAATCCTCCACCTGATCCTCCTCCAAATCCACCGCCAGTACCCCCTCCAAATCCACCTCCAGCTCCTCCTCCAAAGCCTCCCCCAGTTCCTCCACCACCGCCAAagcctcctcctccccctccccctgctcctccacctactccacCACCCGCTCCTACTCCTGAACCCCATCCTCCTCCACTCCCGGaacctgctcctcctcctcctgatgTCCCACTGCTGGAGCCTGTATTCATATTGATGATTGAAGTTTGTTCTTTATTATCTCCATTTATTACTGTTACATATTCTGGTCTTTCAACATTTGCTGGCATTCCATTGTTAGCATTGCTAATACTACTTTCACTCAAAACCTGACCACCATTAGAATTTGAGTTTCCAGCACTTTGAGACCAGCTCATTCCACTTCCACTGGCCATATTATTATCTGCAGTTGAAGAACTCGTTACATAATTGCTCCCCCAAGCATTGCTATTCATACCACTTGTACTACCCATTTGATTTGAGTTGCTGCCCTGAGACCACATACTGCTAGAGGTTGGACTATTCCCTGGTTGGTAATAGTTCCCGGTGTTCTGAATATTCGCTGGATATGcttgattattgaatgaattagaACCTGAACTCTGATGAGTTGCACACATTGGATTATAATTAGGATAATTTGCATACTGTTGATTGTTGAATCCTCCACCATAATATTCACTGCCTGGTCTGATTGGTTGTGACTGTGATGGATAATATCCATAATTAGTATACTGTGAACCATAATTTGACCAGCCAGGATTCCCATACAATGCACCATTCCCTTGTCCAATGTAACCTCCATTCCCTGAACCATAAATGGGGTAGTTATTTGATAAGCCACCCCAATAGTTACCATAATTACCCATGTTCCCCTGATTTGGTTGATAATATCCTCCATAAATAGGAGGGTTATATCCCCCACCATTATAGTTCTGTTGAGATCCTGGATTGAAATTTTCTGGATACCCCATACTATTCTGATTTCCTGAATTTCCATATTGATTTGGATAGTATGTCCCTGAAGGCTGGGATAGCAAACTATTCTCTCCTATAATTCCCATAGCATTTTGGTCTACAGTTATCTGACCGTTTGTTTGACCTCCTACCCCTGAAATATTCTGATTTATCAATACTGTACCTTCAGATTCACCTGAAATTACACCGATTGCTGTTTGGTTAATGGATATATTCTCTGAAGTAGGGCTCGCTCCAGCGTTGTGTGGCTTGAGTGTGCTTGGATTCGGTCGTCCATCCACATTCACTGAAGATGCTCCAAATACACTTTGGCTGATTTGGACTCCCGCTCTGCTGTCATTCCTGTTATCAAATGTAGAGTTCTCCAATTTCACATCAATTAATTTTCGGTCATCTGAGTCTTCCATAATATGAGAGGTTTGATCCATTTTCAATCCCAGTCCGCTGTTAATTGATTCGTAGGTAGCGTTTGCATTGCCGGTTCCATTGCTTGAAAAGGATACATTAAAATTCACATCGTCAGTGTTGAATTCGAACACAGTAACAGTCTCATAAGCTTCAGTGGTTATTTCGAGTTTCGATCCGGAATTAGATACGGTCTCTGAACTTTGCGATTGTTCAACACTGCTATTGATTGGTTGTGAGTTTGAAGTATTGGTAACGTTACTTGTATCTAACATTTCCGATTCCGTAATACTGTCAAAAGTCTCATTTCCTTCTTCATCCATGTTTGTCGATTCTTCCTGCATCATAGATTGCGAATTGACATTGCTGATCTTGTAACTCTTGTCGAATTCTGGAACAGCATTCTGAATTTTGGCGCTCTGCCATGAAGTTGGAGACACTAATCCACTGTAGACATACTGCTGCTTTGGAATGCCACCATGTATGATTGC
It encodes:
- the LOC111050149 gene encoding fibroin heavy chain-like, which gives rise to MAFKYLSLVLILSINFISTTISGKVENNQAEAYRRHIISPAASPRVEGSATQRQTRNQNIVLKAGKAHHDTVNDVYRSGATGLIHGASSGVPFGGSAIIHGGIPKQQYVYSGLVSPTSWQSAKIQNAVPEFDKSYKISNVNSQSMMQEESTNMDEEGNETFDSITESEMLDTSNVTNTSNSQPINSSVEQSQSSETVSNSGSKLEITTEAYETVTVFEFNTDDVNFNVSFSSNGTGNANATYESINSGLGLKMDQTSHIMEDSDDRKLIDVKLENSTFDNRNDSRAGVQISQSVFGASSVNVDGRPNPSTLKPHNAGASPTSENISINQTAIGVISGESEGTVLINQNISGVGGQTNGQITVDQNAMGIIGENSLLSQPSGTYYPNQYGNSGNQNSMGYPENFNPGSQQNYNGGGYNPPIYGGYYQPNQGNMGNYGNYWGGLSNNYPIYGSGNGGYIGQGNGALYGNPGWSNYGSQYTNYGYYPSQSQPIRPGSEYYGGGFNNQQYANYPNYNPMCATHQSSGSNSFNNQAYPANIQNTGNYYQPGNSPTSSSMWSQGSNSNQMGSTSGMNSNAWGSNYVTSSSTADNNMASGSGMSWSQSAGNSNSNGGQVLSESSISNANNGMPANVERPEYVTVINGDNKEQTSIINMNTGSSSGTSGGGGAGSGSGGGWGSGVGAGGGVGGGAGGGGGGGFGGGGGTGGGFGGGAGGGFGGGTGGGFGGGSGGGLGGGAGGGLGGGSGGGLGGGAGSGGGLGGGSGGGLGGGSGGGLGGGSGGGLGGGSGGGLGGGSGGGLGGGSGGGFGGGSGGGLGGGAGGGSGFGGGSGGGGGFGGGSGGGAGAGYGGGNGEGAGSGQGSGGGNGVGAGAGSSSEIGGGAGGGTGGGFGGGSGVGTGGGEGAGNGQGSGSGSGVGGGSGGGSGESVGQGGSYGIGGGVGGGAGGGFGGVGGGAGGGFGGGVGQGGSSGIGGGAGGGFGGGSGGGAGQGGGSGGGSGGGFGGGSGGGASGLGGGGGFGGGAGGGFGDGAEGSGTSSGTTGGSGSGQESKPEVEQGNTNSNSASNNMSSGNGAMISSSGTSASMISSSGSSTSMTASTTSGSSSTGNQVSQSGGGSGGGVGGGAGGGFGAGGGVGGGGGFGGGGGSGAGGGSGGGLGGGAGGGLGGGFGGGGGGGGGGGFGGGGGGGGGGGGFGGGGGGGGGGGGGGLFGGWGNHHHSGNHHHHHHHGGFFGNHHQGGQGGGGVSGHSNLFGGGHGLGFFGSLGHNKPGVGFFAGGGHSHGIGAGVFGNVGSHHSSSGETGIKEQHHQYTGELYGEVGGHLNAAGQGQINKTDNAANSKNKGPKKNYQIQKLSVIK